TCTGTAAGGACTGTAAGGTATTATTGGGGGTTTGTAGGTACTATATGATATTATTGGGGGGTCTATAGGCACTATAAGGTATTATTGCGGTCTGGACACACTGTAAGGTATTACTAAGGGTATGTAAGGACTGTAAGGTATTATTGGGGGTTTGAAGGCATTGCAAGGTATTATTGGGGGGTCTGCAGACACTTTATGGTAGGAGTGGGGGGGTCTGTATGCACTGTAAAGTATTATTGGGGTCTGTAGGCACTATATGGTATTAGGGGTATGCAGACACTGTATGGTattattgggggggtctgtaggCACTATATGGTATTATTGGGGGTCTCTAGGCACTATATGGTAGTATTGGGTGTCTGTAGGCACTGTAAAGTATTATTGGGTGTTTGTAGGCACTGTAAAGTATTACTGAGGCAGGTCTGTAAGGTATTATTGTGGTTTTGTCTAGAAGTCAGTGTAAAGTATTATTGGGGTCTGGAGACATTGTAAGGTAATTGATTGAGATATAGGGTTACAGAATATGGATTTTCTGGGTGCACTGTAAGTTTGGGGAGCATGGAAGCAGTGACCTATTGGGGGTACAAACAGCCATTATTGGTATTCTGGGGGCAAGATGCTGCCatgaggaggggaagggggaacaaGGCGCTGCGCTCCTACTCGCAGGTTTACGGCTGCACGTAGCCAGTCTTGCAGTGACAGGCAGAGTGGGTGGAGTCATGACACCACCTGGTGTGATTGGTGAACAGCTGTTGGTGGGTTGGGCCCGTGGTTTCCAGGCACTCAGTGAGTATATAAGGCGGGTGTGAACATTTTCCGTCACTCTGCTGCAGGACACGGTGAGACAGTGACAGGTATTGAGAGTCCTGGGGTAACTAGGGGTTCTATTGATTGTGTGAGTCTATGGAGCTGGCATTGAGGGGGGCAGGTACTCAGCGTGCTGGGGGTGTCATGCCCTGGGGTAATCAGTGGGGTGTATTAGTCTTTCTGACTCTATGGGGCTGATATCTGGGTATTGGGAGTATGGGACACATGTGATGGATGGCTGAGGGTGATTTGTGGGGTTTATAAGCTGTATCACTCCTTGGGGCTGCTATCTGGGTATTGGGGGTATGGGAGATTAGTGGGGTTTATAAGCTGTATCACTCTATTAGGCTATCTGGGTATTGGGAGTATGGGGCACTTGTGATGGATGACTGAGGGTGATTAGTGGGGTGTATTAGTCTTTCTGACTCTATGGGGCTGCTATCTGGGTATGGGAGATATGTGCTTGGAGTGGGGGTTTATAAGCTGTATGACTATAGGGCTGTCTGGTTTTTGGGTGCTTTAGGAAATGGTTCATATGTGGCCTCATGGGATGGTGCTGGGTTATAGGTAGGTACTTGGTTCTGCTCCCTCACATGGGAGATATATATTGAGGCTAAGTTGAAGCTAGGACTCTTGCTGGGCTACAGGTTCTCAAACATTATAGTGCAAATGGTATTaattgggtgggtgggtgggtggggggggggtcttgAGCTGTAGGATCACTCTCTATATGACtgctggtagtttttttttttttttttttttttttttatagtgtggGGTACTGTGCTGATTCCCACTTAATGCATACATGTATCTTTCTAACAGGAATAAAAACATCTTGGCAAAATGGTGAAGGTTGGTGTTAATGGGTAAGTTTCCATTTTTGGGGGCTAGCTAACTGGTTTAATGAATGGGAGGAGAATCAGGATGTCTAGTGAGAAATAGTCATATGAATGACTTGTTATCTAAATGTTGTCTTTGGAGATGCCCTTATAACTGTAGCAGCCGTGTAAAAACTATGCATCTTCTGCCACGTAAAGCTTACTGCTAATGTTGGGTACAAGAGACTATCAGTGGGATGGTGGGCATGCCTTCTTTATGGGTTTGACACTGGTAGGTCTTCTGAGGGGTTATGTCTATTTTAGACTAATGTATAGGTGGAGGTTAATTCTACTTCTAGCTGTTAATAGGTGCTAGAGCTGTAGAATTCCAATTGGGATGGAGGATGTGATGGGACTAGCTAAGGGTTAATGGTCCAGACTTATTCTGAGATGCATGCTCCCAAAATGGCTGCTCTTCATGAACTCCTCCCCTCGCAGAACAGATTTGGTGGCGTTTCCTCATTTCCCACACTCTGCCCTCCCTGCATCTTGCTGCAGTTTCCTCTTACAGCATGGTGGGGGACTCGAGGGGTGTGCAATGTGCCCCCCTAGCTGCAGCACCTCAAGGGCATCTCAAGGACAGCCATCTGTCTTGTGTCACCTCCACTAGTGCATCACTACCTGCTACATAGCAAGACGGGCTCCTCCCTCTCATTGCTGTAATCCCTTGCCTGCCAATTGCTGAAACATGTAGGATGCTGACTCACGTCCTGCTCCCTGATGTTGGCTGCACGTAGACTGCAAGGGACAGTCCCTGCagcaatgaatttttttttttttttaaccgattAGTCACTGTAGCATGTCCTCCGGTTGCGGAGCCCTGGTGCATCATGTCTGACTCTTTACATGCCCTGCACATGCTCTCCTATTAATAGATGCCAGCTGTTAACTGGGGTGTGTAATTTGTTTGATGGGAACTTGCTGTTCTCACCCTTTGAAGGGTATCTGTTTGTCCTAGTTTTGCTTGCTCAGCCCAACCTTTGCACCTGATGGGTGCTGTTCCTTGGGAGGGGGTGTGGGCAAGGCTTTGCAGAGGATTTGCACTAGAATAACAGCTGCCTGTCTCTGAGTGGGAGAGTGTCTGTAGACTGGCCCAAGCCAGGACATCCGTGCACAATATGTTTGCATTGAAGATGGACATGCTGCAGAATAAACAGTTCATGGAATCTCATTGTGAATACCTAATCACATCAATAAATGAAGCATGATCTTAATTTGATGACACTGTATTTTCAGCCTAAACTATGCCACTTCAAACTACAGAACAAAGCTTTCATTCACTCGGGTGTCTGCTACGTTTACCTGTTGATGGGGAATTTAATTTAACCTTCTATCGTTATGGCTTGCAGGATACTGGCTAATGagttttaataaaatgttaaccacgtaaatgttaaagggacactctagtcaccagaactacagcttaatgtagttctggtgagtataatcattgcctttttcatgcaaaggcagtatttacaccagacactcctcagatggctgctggatgtgcttcctggggcagtgcactGCTGTTTGGGGATGGTGCTAACTGGCTAAAACCACATTTGGGCCCCatcctgcctgctgacatcagccaaTCCTTTCcttttggaaagcattggattggctaaatcgGCAATTctgtcaccaaggaggcggatcatgTTTgtgttctgaccctatagtgttcttttaaggagtCTGACTATAAATCCCACATGATCAAATTCTAACATGAATGAATGACAGAATGCCACTCTGGCTTACTGATGTTATGCCCTCCTAGTGATTTGCATGCCAACCACTGCAATAAAACAAACCCCTGGCTTTATACTTCACATGGCTGCAGGATGAGATACTATTAGCTAGCTATATTTTTAGACTCCTGTGTAGCTGGCATTACAAACATACTAAAATGTCCATTCCTGCATCTCATACTCTCTCCTCTAGTTTTGGTCGTATTGGCCGTCTGGTGACCCGTGCTGCTTTCCTCACTGGAAAGGTTGACATTGTTGCCATCAATGACCCATTCATTGACCTAGACTACATGGTGAGTGGAATTGGACACTGATGCATCCTGTTACAAAATGCTTTACAGGCTCTTGTACAAGAACTGTTTATTTCCCCATCCTGCAACTCATACTTGTATTTCTTTTCAACACCAGGTTTACATGTTTAAATATGACTCTACCCATGGAAACTTCAAGGGAACCGTTGAAGCAGTGAATGGAAAACTGGTTGTGAATGGTCATGCAATCACAGTCTTCCAGGAGTAAGTTTTAATATTCTATTGCCTTGTTCTTTACAACAACCTAATGTACTaaaacttaattaaaaaaaataattctcccCTAGACGGGACCCAAGCAACATTAAATGGGGAGATGCAGGTGCAGTCTATGTAGTAGAGTCTACTGGTGTCTTCACAACCATTGAAAAGGCCTCTGTGAGTATCTGTTCAATATGTTTTCAGAACCTCCTCCTGTAATAGCAGTTGTTTACAGCTGTCTTTCCCACAGCTTCACTTGAAGGGTGGTGCAAAACGAGTGATCATCTCCGCTCCATCCGCTGATGCTCCCATGTTTGTTATTGGTGTAAACCATGAAAAATACGACAATTCCCTTAAAGTTGTCAGGTAACACTTTGAGCCTCTGTGCCATTTCTTACAAATTATATTCTACTCTTGTCCTTGCAGTCTGCCTTTTTTGTGCACTAGTTTTTTGTAGCTGACTCAGGTTTTAACCATTATTTCTCCAGCAATGCCTCCTGCACCACTAACTGCCTAGCTCCTCTGGCCAAGGTGATCAATGACAACTTCCACATTGTTGAAGGATTGATGGTGAGGATCTAGCTTCTCCCTCTGGTTGTAACTCTGCCATACTCTAGTCTGTCACTCCTAATTCCATACTCTTCCTCTAGACCACAGTACATGCTTTCACTGCCACCCAAAAAACAGTGGATGGACCATCTGGCAAACTGTGGCGTGATGGAAGAGGCGCTTCGCAGAACATCATTCCCGCATCAACTGGTGCAGCAAAAGCTGTTGGCAAAGTCATCCCAGAGCTGAATGGGTGAGGCTCTGCTTCAGTTGTGCATAGTCTGGTGACGACTAACACTTTCCATACGCTGACACTTTTCTTCCTTTCAGAAAAATTACTGGAATGGCATTCCGTGTTCCCACACCAAACGTGTCTGTAGTGGATCTGACTGTCCGCCTGGAAAAGCCAGTGAGTAGTcacgtggatttaaaaaaaaaaaaaaaaaaaaaacttcctcgACTACAAATTCTTTGACCATGTTCTAAAGAATTTCTTCTTGTATAGGCCAAATATGATGCTATCAAGGCTGCTGTTAAGGCTGCATCTGAAGGACCCATGAAGGGAATCCTCGGCTACACTGAAGATCAGGTGGGTTAAGCTTGGCTTCACTTGATAAGAGTGTGGTGGCTGGACCGCTCTCAAAGCGACTTCTGTGTTCTGAACAACCCTCACTGTATGTCCTCTTGCAGGTTGTCTCCACTGACTTCAATGGCGATATACATTCATCCATTTTTGatgctggtgctggtattgctcTGAACGATCACTTTGTGAAGCTGATCGCCTGGTAAGTATGTGAAAGGCTTCTCTCTAGCATAAATGGTTAATTGATTGCCTTGTGTTCAATGTTTTAGGTCCAAGGTGGGATGTGTAGTGTCCTTAAAATAAGAGCATTTAAAAACTCTATGGCATCACCATGGATTAAAGTGTGTTCTCCTAACGCTGCAGAATATGATTAACCTAGAACCCTACTGTATTGTCAGGTTAAGCTCTGATACCACATTGTACGTGTGCAACTGAACTAGTGAAAATAACAGCTTGTTGACAGAACCTCAAGATGGCACTCTATAAGTCAGCCCCTAGAGGCACTTTGTGTTCTTAGAACAGTGTTTAAAACTAAGCTGGACATTTTCATGCTATGCGTGAGGACCTCCAATGTTTTCAGaaatccatagaaaagcattgaataatgctttcctatggggaggtctaatttgTGCTAGATCTCTtcggggtggagcctgacccagcaccaagggacatcggtgctggattcaggtagttcaatgaaagggttttaaccccttcaacataggatgggggcactgcaggagccAGCTTGTTCTCCTGGCACTGCAGTCTGTTGGCACAAACTATTTTGGTGAATCTAAAGTACAGCATTTCTAACTTTAACATTCTGTCTCCTGCAGGTATGACAATGAATTTGGATACAGTAACCGTGTGCTGGATCTCATAATTCACATGTTCTCCAAGGAATAGAATATCACCTATTGACCTCCTTCCTGTCACTGTGGGTCCCCAATTCACCTAGTGGTATTGTCACTGTAGGGCCCCAGAGTCAACCTCACTagcttgtctgtctgtgtccATTTTCTGCGTAataaaatttaaacaaaatgaatgAAATGTCTCATttatgggtctgtctgtggagGATAGTGGGCTACTCCTACATGTTCCTTTCAAGCTGTAGATGTAGTACTGTTAAATATCCTGCATTGGCTCTGAATGTACTTGCTAAACCTAAGAAGCAATCACTCTGGCAGGGTACCTACTCTCTCTGCTGGGAGCATGCCACTTACTAGAATGGAATAAAGGTTATTGTCGCCCTAACTTGCTATGCCAGGTTATCCTCTTCTAGTTTTGGGAGATGGTGGTACACTGGTGTAAAGAGTGGCTCTCAATGGGTTAAATGTTGACTATTAAAAACTCAACCAGATTAGTGTTGACAGAACCCTCAAGATGGcactctatcagacagccactagagggactgttCTAGAACACAAAGTGTTAAATGTTGGGTTAATGTGGCCGGTTAAAAACAAATGCATACTGGCAAGTATGGAATGCAACTCTAACTTACAGCTTGTATAATACCCCTAAAATGGCTTAATTTCTTTCTCTTGGCAAAGGACACAGGCTAGAGTTAAAAAACTGAATGATAACTTGCTGATTTTTAGATAACATGGCAGTGGGACTCAAATATTAGGCGTAGAACACTTGAGACATCTTGTGAAGCGGCTGATGGAGCTCATTCTCAGACAGTGGGCAAATGTCTCCTCCACCCTCAGATTTCTGTAACTGTAGGCCTGTGACCTTTAACAGCATGTGGAGAGTAGGCTCAGTCCAGTCTGTAGATTCATATCAGTTGGCAATCCTCTAATGACCTCGCTGGCATTTTTGGATTGTGACCTGATGTAGTTTTAGTACACACAGCTCTATAAACTGCACAGGGAATATAAAACTGGGGTTGCAACATCAAGCATAATGTAAAGTAGGTAGACTTTGAACTGGATTTACTCAGGATATGAAGAGTTGCCACGTGGGAATAATAccattaaagagaattcaaaTATTGTAGGTCAAAATTGAGTAAATTTTAACTTAAGGTTAATATTTGCACGTTGGGTCAGTTAACAATAGTTTCAAAAGTATAAACTATTCAGTGGGATGTTTCCAAGCAGCACCCTTCTAAAACAATATTCTTACAGATATGTGCATAAGTCATGCTTTATAGCCGGTATCCCACAATTGAGTGACACTACTTCAaaaatttatttttggggggctTTGATATGTGCTGAACAGGTCCTGGGTTAATTTCTGTAGACATCAAAGCATGGGATTTTAATGCTATaggtcaggggtgcccaaaaggtagactgACATGTTGTAGCACTACAATTCCCTTGATGCTTTTAGAAAGACAAATcttcatgggagctgtagttttaaatctaggatctaccttttgggcacctctgctaTAGGTTAGTTGAGGCAGCCCTTTATTGTAAGACTCCAGATGTGTAGGTCTGTTTTCTAAATTTTTATTCTCTTCATCCCCTTCCATTCATTGTGGCGGGGGCAGAACGGTCATGGGACCATCCTATTTCCCTGCCCTGGGCATATGAACCAGCCTTTCAAATAGAGTAAGAGGGACATTTTAATGTGTAGCGAGGTGCTGTCCTGAaatttttaggtgacttactaatttatacaactaaaatgtgacTTAGAACCATATTtatagactgatttctaaacctcTACTAAAgaaattgctgtggagctgttaaaCTCAcacaatatggagcttctagaaaatGGACAGGGATTCAGGGCATAAATATTTGAGAACATGTTCCCTTTTTAGCAAAGAAAATGTGTCCAGCAGATCAGTTGGTGAAAATAcctttttcctggctaatcatggcagcatcacttatgggtagctccgccccgaacaggacaggacaaaatcaattaatcagaccaggctgggtatgaaaggtccctcctccttctatcccacagtcttttttcctgtcctttcaggacacacaggatgttttattttgggccaccttcccatgtgtaccatgggcctccagatgtagttcagcctctcttcatctgaagaactcagtaaacagcctgcacgggcaggactaactgagtttagTACAGATTAGTATCTGTACTGTATGGGAGAAATCAATATTAGAGATCATGATGTGGGGTCGGCTGTTGCCTTAAAGATTTCCCCTTATgacatccaccccccccccccccccgatctgaGGTCAGTGTTTTGGAGAAGCCAGGGTAAGTTTTTATTACTTGTATATCTCTTTCTTATATTCTTATGGAGTTTTTCCCTGGGAGAACAAGGTCTGAGTCTTGTTCTAAAATATTCTCGGATCATCTATCTATTTCCTCGGTCAGTTTGTCCTTACCTTCATGCTTCATTCTGGGTATAGACTGACTGGCAGGGACTGTCTTTCTCCGATCCTGCTCTTCTGTGTTCGGATTGCCGGCGCATGCGCAGAGCGGCCGCCAGACGCCGCcggtactgcgcatgcgcgggatAGTTGCGCGCTTAAAGGTATATCGCGCCAAAAAACCGAAAATTCTAAAATCACTCAAAATTGATCCTTGCTTCTTCCCTGATCATCTGGTAACAAGGAAAGCTGCCCTTTTTCTCCAGAATCTGGTTTTTAAGGTAAAAAtcctactttattttatctttaattttctcagtttattttaaaattggtTCTGCTATAAGTGTATTATTTTCTagatggcttctccctctgcctcaagatctcgctctagaagacataggtgagccgcatatattcttttataataaggggggaaaaGAGTGCCACTACAGGCCTATAATATGTTTCAT
The DNA window shown above is from Pelobates fuscus isolate aPelFus1 chromosome 10, aPelFus1.pri, whole genome shotgun sequence and carries:
- the GAPDH gene encoding glyceraldehyde-3-phosphate dehydrogenase; this encodes MVKVGVNGFGRIGRLVTRAAFLTGKVDIVAINDPFIDLDYMVYMFKYDSTHGNFKGTVEAVNGKLVVNGHAITVFQERDPSNIKWGDAGAVYVVESTGVFTTIEKASLHLKGGAKRVIISAPSADAPMFVIGVNHEKYDNSLKVVSNASCTTNCLAPLAKVINDNFHIVEGLMTTVHAFTATQKTVDGPSGKLWRDGRGASQNIIPASTGAAKAVGKVIPELNGKITGMAFRVPTPNVSVVDLTVRLEKPAKYDAIKAAVKAASEGPMKGILGYTEDQVVSTDFNGDIHSSIFDAGAGIALNDHFVKLIAWYDNEFGYSNRVLDLIIHMFSKE